Proteins co-encoded in one Myotis daubentonii chromosome 8, mMyoDau2.1, whole genome shotgun sequence genomic window:
- the RBM38 gene encoding RNA-binding protein 38 isoform X2, translating into MLLQPAPCAPSAGFPRPPAAPGAMHGSQKDTTFTKIFVGGLPYHTTDASLRKYFEGFGDIEEAVVITDRQTGKSRGYGFVTMADRAAAERACKDPNPNIDGRKANVNLAYLGAKPRSLHSG; encoded by the exons ATGCTGCTGCAGCCCGCGCCGTGCGCCCCGAGCGCGGGCTTCCCGCGGCCCCCGGCCGCCCCCGGCGCCATGCACGGCTCTCAGAAGGACACCACGTTCACCAAGATCTTCGTGGGCGGCCTGCCCTACCACACCACCGACGCCTCGCTCAGGAAGTACTTCGAGGGCTTCGGGGACATCGAGGAGGCCGTGGTCATCACCGACCGTCAGACGGGCAAGTCCCGCGGCTACGGCTTC GTGACGATGGCCGACCGGGCGGCAGCGGAGAGGGCTTGCAAAGACCCGAACCCCAACATCGACGGCCGCAAGGCCAACGTGAACCTGGCCTATCTGGGCGCCAAGCCGAGGAGCCTCCATTCTG GCTGA
- the RBM38 gene encoding RNA-binding protein 38 isoform X1 — translation MLLQPAPCAPSAGFPRPPAAPGAMHGSQKDTTFTKIFVGGLPYHTTDASLRKYFEGFGDIEEAVVITDRQTGKSRGYGFVTMADRAAAERACKDPNPNIDGRKANVNLAYLGAKPRSLHSGFAIGVQQLHPTLIQRTYGLTPHYIYPQAIVQPSVVIPAAPVPSLSSPFLEYTPASPAYTQYPPATYDQYPYAASPASVTSFVGYSYPAAVPPGLSASAPTGTTFVQYQPPQLQPDRMQ, via the exons ATGCTGCTGCAGCCCGCGCCGTGCGCCCCGAGCGCGGGCTTCCCGCGGCCCCCGGCCGCCCCCGGCGCCATGCACGGCTCTCAGAAGGACACCACGTTCACCAAGATCTTCGTGGGCGGCCTGCCCTACCACACCACCGACGCCTCGCTCAGGAAGTACTTCGAGGGCTTCGGGGACATCGAGGAGGCCGTGGTCATCACCGACCGTCAGACGGGCAAGTCCCGCGGCTACGGCTTC GTGACGATGGCCGACCGGGCGGCAGCGGAGAGGGCTTGCAAAGACCCGAACCCCAACATCGACGGCCGCAAGGCCAACGTGAACCTGGCCTATCTGGGCGCCAAGCCGAGGAGCCTCCATTCTG GTTTTGCCATCGGGGTACAGCAGCTGCACCCCACCTTGATCCAGCGGACCTATGG GCTGACCCCCCACTACATCTACCCTCAAGCCATCGTCCAGCCCAGCGTGGTGATCCCGGCTGCCCCCGTCCCATCTCTGTCCTCGCCGTTCCTTGAGTACACGCCGGCCAGCCCAGCCTATACCCAGTACCCACCAGCCACCTACGACCAGTACCCGTACGCCGCCTCGCCTGCCTCCGTCACCAGCTTCGTGGGCTATAGCTACCCGGCTGCCGTGCCCCCTGGCCTCTCGGCCTCGGCCCCCACGGGCACCACCTTTGTGCAGTACCAGCCTCCGCAGCTGCAGCCCGACAGGATGCAATGA